The genomic segment AGACAGCCGCTACGCGCTGGTCGTGGCGGCCGCCAAACGGGCGAGGCAGCTGCTCGACGGCGCGCAGCCGCTGACGAACGTCGATTCGGACAAGCCTGTTACCATTGCCTTGCGGGAACTCGGAGAGGGCAAGCTGGAGATTGAGCGCACCAAGACCGGCATCAAGTAAGGCGGCAGGCTTGTACGCCGAAGTCATCGTCAATGTCCCGGTCCCGGGCGTGGACCGGGTTTTTCACTATGCCGTGCCGGAGCACCTGGTCCAGCGGATCGAAGTGGGCCGGGTCGTCACCGTACCGTTCGGCGGGAGGCGGGTCGACGGGTACGTCGTCGGCTTCGTCCCCCAACCGGCCGTCGCGAACGTGCGGCCGATTCTGGCCGTGCGGGAGGACGGCCCGTATTTTGACGGCGAGGCGCTGGCACTGGCCCGCTGGCTGGCGCAGCGCTACATCGCGCTTGAGGCCGACGCCTTGCGCTGCTTGGTGCCGCCGGGCGCCGTCGGGCCCGAACAGGTGCGGCCGCGCCTGGTCAAGTCGTACCGGCTGGCCGTGCCGGAAGACGAGGCGGCGCGGCTGGCGTCCGACCTGGCGCAGCGGGCGCCTCGCCAGGCGGCGGTTTTGCTGGAGCTGCTGAAAGCGGGCCGGGGTGCGGGCGGCGAGGCGCCGGAGCTGCCGGCGCGGGAGCTGGCGCAGCGGACGGGCGCCCCGGCGTCGGCGTTGCAGGCGCTGCAAGAGCGGGGCGTCATTGAAGTCCGCATGGCGCGCGTCGAGCGCAAACCGACCCCAGCGCTGGACGTGCAGCCCGCGGCGCCGCCAACGCTGACGGCCGAGCAGCGGCAGGCGCTGGCCGTCATCGCGGCCGAGCGGGAAAAGAGCGAGCCGCGGCCGGTGCTGCTGCACGGAGTCACCGGCAGCGGCAAGACGGAAGTGTACCTGCAAGCCATCGCGGACACGCTGGCGCGCGGGAAGGACGCCATCGTGCTGGTTCCGGAAATCGCCCTGACGCCGCAGACGTTTGCCCGCTTCGCGGCGCGCTTCGGCGACCAGGTGGCCGTGCTTCACAGCCGGCTCGGGACCGGCGAGCGGTTCGACGAGTGGGGCAAGATCGCGGCGGGACGGGCCCGCATCGTCATCGGCGCGCGCTCCGCCGTGTTCGCGCCGGTGCGGAATTTGGGCCTCATCGTCGTGGACGAAGAACACGAGACGTCGTACAAGCAAGAGGAGTCGCCCCGCTACCACGCGCGGGACGTGGCCGTGGAGCGGGCGCGCCGGGCGGGCGCGCTGTGCCTTCTGGGCAGCGCCACGCCTTCGTTGGAGACGTTCGTCAAAGCCCAGCGCGGCGAGTACGCGGTGGCTCGCCTGTCGCAGCGCATCGACGGCCGACCGCTGCCGCCGATGGAAATCGTGGACATGCGGCAGGAGATGCTGGCCGGCAACCGCAGCATCTT from the Bacillota bacterium genome contains:
- a CDS encoding DNA-directed RNA polymerase subunit omega yields the protein MNQPPIDVLRERLDSRYALVVAAAKRARQLLDGAQPLTNVDSDKPVTIALRELGEGKLEIERTKTGIK
- the priA gene encoding primosomal protein N', encoding MYAEVIVNVPVPGVDRVFHYAVPEHLVQRIEVGRVVTVPFGGRRVDGYVVGFVPQPAVANVRPILAVREDGPYFDGEALALARWLAQRYIALEADALRCLVPPGAVGPEQVRPRLVKSYRLAVPEDEAARLASDLAQRAPRQAAVLLELLKAGRGAGGEAPELPARELAQRTGAPASALQALQERGVIEVRMARVERKPTPALDVQPAAPPTLTAEQRQALAVIAAEREKSEPRPVLLHGVTGSGKTEVYLQAIADTLARGKDAIVLVPEIALTPQTFARFAARFGDQVAVLHSRLGTGERFDEWGKIAAGRARIVIGARSAVFAPVRNLGLIVVDEEHETSYKQEESPRYHARDVAVERARRAGALCLLGSATPSLETFVKAQRGEYAVARLSQRIDGRPLPPMEIVDMRQEMLAGNRSIFSARLRDALAECLAKGQQALLFLNRRGYAQFMLCRECGYVVRCEACAVTYTYHAEPAPHLRCHYCNDLRALPGRCPQCGGPYLRPFGAGTQRVEMVVREMFPRARVQRVDLDTTARKDAHARLYEAVRRGEVDVIVGTQMVAKGLDFPNVTLVGVVVADSTLHLPDFRAAERTYQLLTQVAGRAGRGLHPGRVVVQTYAPDHYSVVTARDYDEERFYRLEAAFRQGGGYPPFASLVRIVISCPDADPRPAQTVADAVRLCAGNVPAVSVSGPAPAPLHRLRGRWRWHVLVKGDGDWPRQVTAAAREMWLRTLKGRDAVVSVDVDPVSML